In one Leptogranulimonas caecicola genomic region, the following are encoded:
- the hisF gene encoding imidazole glycerol phosphate synthase subunit HisF, with amino-acid sequence MLAKRVIPCLDVKAGRVVKGVNFVSLVDAGDPVELAGAYDLEGADEVIFLDITATSDERATTIDMASRASEKLRIPYTVGGGFRDLESMRTMVAVGADKVSVNSAAVKNPELISVAARAFGSQAVVVAIDAKQTGPNNWEVYTAGGRTPTGIDAVAWAQEAARRGAGEILLTSMDRDGTKSGFDIPLTRAAARAVPVPVIASGGVGTLEHFAEGILDGEADAVLAASVFHFGTFSIRQVKEYMASQGIPVRLDF; translated from the coding sequence AGGGGTGAACTTTGTCTCACTGGTGGACGCCGGCGATCCGGTAGAGCTAGCTGGCGCCTATGACCTAGAAGGCGCCGACGAGGTAATCTTTTTGGACATCACTGCCACCAGCGACGAACGCGCCACCACTATCGACATGGCTTCTCGCGCAAGCGAGAAGCTGCGCATCCCCTATACGGTAGGCGGCGGCTTTCGCGACCTGGAGTCCATGCGTACCATGGTGGCCGTAGGCGCCGACAAGGTTTCTGTGAACTCGGCAGCAGTGAAGAACCCTGAGCTTATCTCTGTGGCCGCCCGGGCGTTTGGCAGCCAAGCGGTGGTTGTGGCCATCGATGCCAAGCAAACGGGTCCCAATAACTGGGAAGTCTATACGGCTGGCGGCCGTACTCCCACTGGCATAGATGCAGTCGCTTGGGCCCAGGAGGCCGCTCGCCGAGGCGCTGGCGAGATCCTTCTTACCTCCATGGACCGAGACGGCACCAAAAGCGGCTTCGATATCCCCCTCACCCGCGCCGCAGCTCGGGCAGTACCTGTACCGGTCATCGCTTCGGGCGGCGTGGGAACGCTGGAACACTTCGCCGAGGGCATCCTCGACGGCGAAGCCGACGCCGTCCTTGCCGCCTCCGTCTTCCACTTTGGCACCTTCTCTATCCGCCAAGTCAAAGAGTATATGGCTTCCCAAGGCATCCCCGTGCGCCTCGATTTTTAA
- the hisI gene encoding phosphoribosyl-AMP cyclohydrolase — MTSYAGETCEPTPLEAVTLKLDEHGLIPAVVQQSDTHEVLMVAWMSEESLKLTLETGTTWFWSRSRHELWNKGATSGNIQTVRSLLIDCDNDTLLVEVDSPGPACHTGHRSCFFRELAPDAAIAAEEAPQQGDVQRP; from the coding sequence GTGACTAGTTATGCAGGCGAAACCTGTGAACCCACACCTCTTGAGGCCGTCACGCTCAAACTGGATGAGCATGGACTCATACCTGCAGTAGTGCAGCAATCGGATACCCATGAAGTGCTTATGGTGGCTTGGATGAGTGAGGAGTCGCTGAAGCTCACCTTAGAGACGGGCACAACCTGGTTTTGGTCCAGGTCGCGCCATGAGCTTTGGAACAAGGGCGCCACCAGCGGAAACATTCAAACCGTAAGATCTTTGCTCATAGATTGCGACAACGACACCTTGCTGGTGGAAGTGGATTCTCCGGGTCCCGCATGCCACACTGGGCATCGATCTTGTTTCTTCAGGGAGCTGGCTCCCGATGCCGCTATAGCTGCAGAAGAGGCCCCACAGCAAGGAGACGTCCAGAGGCCCTGA
- a CDS encoding PHP domain-containing protein translates to MLVDTHSHTYFSDGADSPQAMVEVAEQAGLDLLCITDHLTLPVWLDPRAECSVAEKDLPLWRQEITEAAARVSIPVLWGAECDWYEGCEPLIERWSQEVQIRLGSVHWVDGRPIDDPEDLSFWEDEGPDTVWQRYVEAWCAACESTADFDTMAHPDLPARFWHEGYAPSIDLEPLYKTMAECAHDTHRRVEVSTALLRKGGKRLYPDTPLLKHFSDAQVPVTFGSDAHRARDVGADLTEAHRVAWDLGYRFQEVPSTEGWRSVAL, encoded by the coding sequence GGCGCCGATAGCCCCCAAGCCATGGTGGAAGTCGCTGAACAAGCGGGCCTCGATCTTCTATGCATCACCGATCACCTTACTCTGCCTGTGTGGCTAGATCCTCGGGCTGAGTGCTCCGTTGCCGAGAAAGACCTCCCCCTCTGGCGGCAGGAAATTACGGAGGCTGCTGCCCGTGTTTCTATTCCTGTGCTCTGGGGTGCCGAATGCGATTGGTACGAAGGCTGCGAACCGCTTATAGAGCGTTGGAGCCAGGAGGTGCAGATACGCTTAGGCTCGGTTCACTGGGTGGATGGTCGCCCCATAGATGATCCTGAGGACCTCTCGTTTTGGGAAGATGAGGGCCCCGACACTGTGTGGCAGCGCTACGTAGAAGCTTGGTGTGCCGCTTGCGAAAGCACTGCTGATTTTGACACCATGGCGCACCCAGACTTGCCTGCCCGCTTCTGGCATGAAGGTTATGCACCTTCCATAGACTTGGAGCCCCTTTATAAGACTATGGCCGAATGCGCCCATGACACTCATCGCCGCGTCGAGGTTTCCACAGCGCTCTTGCGTAAAGGTGGGAAACGCCTTTATCCAGACACTCCCCTGCTCAAGCATTTCTCTGATGCCCAAGTGCCCGTCACGTTTGGCAGCGATGCCCATAGAGCACGAGACGTGGGCGCCGATCTCACCGAGGCACACAGGGTTGCCTGGGATCTAGGCTATCGATTCCAAGAAGTGCCTTCCACAGAAGGCTGGCGCTCTGTAGCTCTGTAG
- the hisE gene encoding phosphoribosyl-ATP diphosphatase, which yields MGERTLHVEAGDLGATLESLAATIHGRWDHDPHESYTALLLTSPEDKRLKKVAEEAVEVVMAAKDHDHDHVRYEAADLIYHLMVVLEAEGVNLDELAGELNARMG from the coding sequence ATGGGAGAGCGCACATTGCATGTGGAAGCTGGCGATTTGGGCGCGACGCTGGAATCGCTCGCAGCCACTATCCACGGTCGATGGGACCATGACCCACATGAGAGCTACACTGCGCTGCTGCTTACAAGTCCTGAAGACAAGCGGCTCAAAAAGGTAGCAGAAGAGGCTGTCGAGGTAGTCATGGCAGCCAAGGATCACGACCATGACCATGTGCGCTATGAGGCAGCCGATCTCATTTATCACTTGATGGTGGTGCTCGAGGCAGAGGGCGTGAATTTGGACGAGCTTGCAGGAGAGCTAAACGCCCGTATGGGCTAA